GGACCTGTTCTGATCCGGATCCGGGTACCAGTTCTGATCCGGATCCGGATGCCAGTTCTGATCCGGGTCTTTACCGACCATCAGAACAGCATGTTCGTCGTGCGATATATCCATATTACCCACTTCAGTAAATGGTCATGAGTTCACATATACATGATCAAAATAACATACTGCCTTCTCAACGAAACACGCCTGTTACCCGTTTCAGTGTACCGGTCTTCAGGATTCTGCATATAAGCTTGATCAAATAGCATACACTGCTATCTGTGACATACTTCTGTAACTGGCTACAGTGTCCTCACAAGACAGCCTtcacttgtgttttgtttcagtagtTTGTATCGGTTACTTTGTTATCCCCTTCACCATAATCATCCCTACAATTTTCTATTGATGCAATTGCTGGCATCAGCGCATCAATTACTGCTGCCGTAGATTTGTCATGATCACAATGCTCGctggatgtttgttttgtttcagtcacAGGTTGTGATGCTTGTATTAGTGCTACTTCAGGTTTTGATGTTTGTATTGGTGATACTTCAGTATCTTCGTTCAGAGGTACTGTCAGCTGGGAGTCTTTTGTGCTTGCTTGTGTCCTCTTGCTGAGAGATGACAGGAATTCAAAGATCGCGGCCGAGAAAAACGTGGCACCTACAAAAAGTTCGTACGTCTTTGAAAATTAACTAGAACCAGGACatatgttttgttgaaaagCGAATTTACCATGAAGCAAGGATATAGCTGTATGCGGTTGAAGAACAACCGAACATCCTATGGCACTGAAACGCATGTAATGTACAGTATGTTCATTCCGGATACTCACCTGATGATTACAGAGCTTATTTACGTTCTTAACCTTTCTGCTGGCTCTCATACGTACAAGAGCATATCGTTTTTGAAACTCTAACATAGACGTCAACGCTTTTCCGTTCTCAATAATTCAATCCAAAGCAATGAACATTTAATTGATCATGCACTGAGccaaaataaattatttatcaACTGGGAATAGTTCCCCTGACATACCAGAAAGGAGGAAGGCGCTGTAGTATGACCCGCTTGATTCTACTATGGCACCTGAAATGTAAAGAGAGATAATGTTACCAAGACAATGTTACAAAAAATGATATCCTACTCAACTACCAATTTTTCCGGTGTTTTTGTTCCATTCGTCTTAAAGCTAAATAGCCCCTAGTGTGGCGATCTACAtccagttgttggcgatctatagcctgtttttatattgtattgtccatatagtgatatcagttttaactttccatgctagtctTAATGCTATTTGTGATATTcgggttgttttactgtccttcgttgaaaGGTTTTATAATATAgatatagtccttttcattgttaaatgttctcgtcacgatatggctgaaataatgccgccaatgtgacggtaaatattaactcactcactcacgaaagCTAAATATTCCAATTCAGTATGTCGACTTCAGAGTCATGAGCAACAAGAGGTACATCTTACACTTACTTCAGCACATTTATTATGCAGTGAGGCGTTGTCTGTGCAagaagtgacccgtgaaggtcccggggtagaataggccttcagcaacccatgctctccataaaagacaactatgcttgtcataagaggcgactaatgggatagggtattcaggctcgctgacttggttgacacgtcatcggttcccaattgcgcaaatcgatgctcatgttgttggattgtctggtccagactcgattatttccagacccccgccacatagctggaatatttctgagggcggcgtaaaactaaactcactcactcatccgtgCAAGAAGTTGCAAGAATACAGCATCACTTTAGACGGTCTTGCCATCACACGTGATTAACACTGAGGAAACCCCTTTAACAGATACTCCTTACCCAAATCAATAAATGCAACTCGACTTCATAATGAAGAGTATTTCTGTATTGTTGTAGGAAGATGTAAACGTGTCTGCCTAAGTAACAAGTGTTGAAAAAATCTAATTGTACCACAACGAAGATTATTCCTAGGCTGTACAGTATTATATTTCTGTTCAGATTCTCCTCCTGTTTGATCATTCAGAAATATACAGCCACACATAAATGATATCCCTTTGTGTCTTGACACctttcagaaatattgaacattgtCGTATATTTTTTTACGTGACAATAAATTGTAAGTCTCTCACTCGTGTATGTGTACGTACCTGCAATAGGAGGACCAGTAAGATAGCCAACTCCGCAGGAAAATAAAGCTGCACCGACACCTGTGGCGAAGTCTTGAATTCCAAGAATGTCAAGTGTCAGAGTATTGAGGAGAACCCATGTCCCTCCAGTATACAATCCAAGAATAAAGCCATAAAGTATTCTCAGAAATGAAGATGTGCTGAACAGTGGCAGCATGAAGGTAAAAATTGCCATTAAACCATTAAGAGAGGCATATATTGTGGCACCTGGAATCCTCTCGTCACTCAGTGCAAATCCAGTTAGAATCCGAGAGACAATACTTCCCAGGCCTGAGGTTGATATAACAAAGGCGCCATCCTGGAATGTTGATCCCTGTTTTAAGAAGAAATCCGGAAGAAAGAGATATGCTGTTGCTATAGCAATTGAAAAGCACAAGAGACTGCATAGAAAGAATATAAAAGATACATTACTTAAAACACGGTAGACACTCGTTACATCCCGACATATTGATGCTATATTTCTCCTAGCGGGTAGTTCATTTCCGACCCGTTGCTTTCTCTTGCGCTCTATGTTGGATGGACGCATGAGCATTCCCGCAATGCATACATGAAGTGTTATTCCACCAGTGATAAGGAAGGCGCCGTGGACTCCATATGTTTCAGTCAGATACTGCAAGAGTGGGGGGTGTATGAAAATGCCAAATCCAATTCCTGAGACAGATATTCCTGTGACCAGACCTGTTTTTACAGGGAAGTAATAGCCAATGATGACGAAACTTCCTGTTTGTGCCAAACCTGTGCCAAGACCTGAAATATGAACGACAGCACATCAAAGTCGTTCTCATGCCATTATTGTACGTATTTTTTCAAGTACAGAATGCATGGAAAATTAAAGGGTGACCCAACCTTTACCGGCATGTTACTAGCGAGTCTCTCTTTGTCATTGTCACTTTTTTCAAGTAAATACTCCCAAGCAGACGTTCCATGGGCTCTCCTAAAGCAGACATCTTCTACTGTCACGCGTCACACTGAAAGGTGTTTGTGTGCGCCTTCTGGAAATGCACGTCTCCCAAAAGAATATATTCAACAATTCTCAAACTCAGAGAATGTCATTTCTCTGCCCATTGATTAATATTTAGCAGGATTGATTATTCATACAATAAACAATGTTCCGAAGTGTTTCAAAATAGACTCTCTATTTTACTGCCTTTCAGTTTTCTTGAACTTAATTTGACATTGGAGTTGTCGTTATTACTAGCTGTTAGTTACCTCACCATCAAACTAAAATATAAGATTTTGTCCATGAAGGGATATATCAAAGGTGTCCACAATACAgattttgataatgttttcattatgtatCACTCGTTTAACGTAAACAAGAAAACGATCAAATTTACATTGGCCGGACACCTGTGGTACAAGATTGAGAATGAGCGACATTGGAGTGTCCCAGTCAGAACCCAGGACTCACGTACTTCACATACCTGCAATTAAGGCATAGGTTACAAACAATGTCCTTATTTCAGTCACAAAACAGCTGGCTGAGAACCCAACCATCATCAAGACTCCTGATATCACGACACACGTTCTGCAGTCAAACTTGTTGATGACCATGCTGGCAACTG
This genomic stretch from Haliotis asinina isolate JCU_RB_2024 chromosome 4, JCU_Hal_asi_v2, whole genome shotgun sequence harbors:
- the LOC137282499 gene encoding monocarboxylate transporter 12-like — protein: MGKRSIYSAVVLFASFATMLFGPSIVYASGVIHVALLEGFQEDVAMTAWVGSLFSCMFALTGPVASMVINKFDCRTCVVISGVLMMVGFSASCFVTEIRTLFVTYALIAGLGTGLAQTGSFVIIGYYFPVKTGLVTGISVSGIGFGIFIHPPLLQYLTETYGVHGAFLITGGITLHVCIAGMLMRPSNIERKRKQRVGNELPARRNIASICRDVTSVYRVLSNVSFIFFLCSLLCFSIAIATAYLFLPDFFLKQGSTFQDGAFVISTSGLGSIVSRILTGFALSDERIPGATIYASLNGLMAIFTFMLPLFSTSSFLRILYGFILGLYTGGTWVLLNTLTLDILGIQDFATGVGAALFSCGVGYLTGPPIAGAIVESSGSYYSAFLLSGATFFSAAIFEFLSSLSKRTQASTKDSQLTVPLNEDTEVSPIQTSKPEVALIQASQPVTETKQTSSEHCDHDKSTAAVIDALMPAIASIENCRDDYGEGDNKVTDTNY